The region TGGGCGAGCCGAAGGCGCTGACGTGGGCGGCGCTGGACGCCACCGAGCCTCTGCTGCCGACGGACAGGCCGCGCTACATGATGGGCGTCGGCTCGCCAGAAGACCTCGTGGAAGGCGTCGCGCGCGGCATGGACATGTTCGACTGCGCGCTGCCGACGCGGGTGGCCCGCCACGGGGCGCTGTTCACGCCGGAGGGCCGGGTGAACATCCTGCGCGCGCCCTACCGCGAGCGCACGGGGCCGGTGGACCCCACCTGCGACTGCTACGCCTGCCGGACGTTCTCCGCCGCGTACCTGCACCACCTGTTCAAGGCCGAGGAGTTGCTGGCCCACCGGCTCGCCACGCTCCACAACCTGCGCTTCGTGCTGCGCCTCATGGAGACGATGCGTCGCGCCATCGTGGACGGGCGCTTCGAGGACTTCCGTCGCGACTTCCACGCGCGCTACACGCCCTCCGACGAGGAGACGCGCGTGGAGCAGAAGGCGAAGTGGCTGCGCGCCCGCGAGGCCCGCGGCATGGACGACGAGCCCGCCCGCCGAGGCGCCCGCGCATGAGTCCCGTGACGCGGGTGGTGCGTCTGCCGCGCATGTTCTACGGCTGGTGGATCGTCATCGCGGGGACGTTCACCCAGTTCCTGACGGGCGGCCTGTACTACTACGGCTTCAGCACACTGGTCCTGCCGCTGGAGCAGGAGTTCGGCTGGAGCAGGGCCGCCGTATCCGGCGTGGTCTCCCTTTCCCGACTGGAAGGAGGGTTGACCGGGCCCTTTGGTGGCTATCTTGTGGACCGGTACGGCCCACGACTTGTAGTGCTGATCAGCGTCACACTGATGGGGCTGGGGTTCATCGCGCTCTCCCAGGTCCAGTCCCTCATCGGGTTCTACGCCATTTACATCCTGTTCGTGGCGATGGGCGCGAGCACCGGCATCGCCATGGCGATGCCGACGGCCATCGCCAACTGGTTCATCCACAAGCGCAGCCGAGCCATGGGCATCCTGTACGCCGGCGTCGGGATGGGCGGCGCGGCGGTGCCCATCCTGGCGCTTCTCATCTCCGCGTATGGCTGGCGGACGGCGCTCATCATCATAGGCACGCTGGTGATAGTCGTCTTTGTGCCCTTGTCTCTCGTCTTCCGCCAGCGCCCCGAGCAGTACGGGATGACACCAGACGGAGAGTCGCCAGCGACTCCGACAACGACCGTTGTCCCCAATGAGAAGAAGTCAAAGGACGCGGAGATTGACTTCACGCCACGTCAGGCGTTGCGTACGCCCTCGTTCTGGCTTATCTCCATCGCTTTTGCGATGCGCACGACAGCGAGCCACGGTGTTCCGCTGCATCTCATGCCGCACCTCCAGGGCCAGGGGTTCAGCACCGAGGCGGCGGCGCTGGCGCTCGGAGCGCTGGGCGTGGTGAGCGTGGTCGGCAGACTGGGCTTCTCCTGGCTGGGCGACTTCTGGGAGAAGCGCGTTGTGCTCTTTGGCAGCACGTTGATAATGTCGGTGGGCCTGCTGTTCCTGAACCTGCCCGCTACGTGGACGACTGTGGCGCTGTTCCTGCTCGTCTACGCGCCCGCCTATGGCGGCGCGCCGCCCCTGACCCGCGCCATTTTCGGCGAGTACTATGGCCGCAAGCACTACGGGACCATCAGCGGGTTCTTCTCCGTCATCATCATGGTCGGCACGGTGGGCGGGCCGCTCTTCGCAGGGTACATGTATGACACGTCGAAGAGCTACACCATCGCCTTCTACGCCTTCGCCGTGGCAAACACGCTGGGGGCCGCGCTCATCTTCCTGGCGAAACGACCGAAGCCGCCAGTGGCGGCTTCGCAGGCAAGAGCAGGGCTGGCGACGGGCTAAGTCCGGAGTTGCTTTGCCACGGGGCCGCCGTGGTTGCCCGCGGGCAACAGCAACCACCGCTCGCCGAACACACGGAGGGCCTCCACCAGAGGAAACGCGGCGCGTCCCTTCTCCGTCAGTGTGTACTCGACGCGAGGGGGCGCCTCGGCAAACTGGCGGCGAGTCAGAAGGCCCTCCCGCTCCATCTCACGGAGGCGGCGGCTGAGCACGCGCGGGCTCATGCCCGTGGAGGTCTGTATCTCCGAGAAGCGGCACGTCCCGCGCGCGAGGTCACGAAGAACGAGCAGACACCAGACGTCGCCAAGGAGCCGCGCCGCGCGCGCGACCGGGCACGGCTCGCCGGAATTGCCTGACCTGGTTACTGTCCGCATTCCTTCCTCGGTCTCCAACTGTCCATAGTATAGCATGACGTTGACAACCCTCCGGACCACGGCTATTATTAGGACAGTGACTATTCTTTAGATAGTTACTGCAGCAAAACGGACGGAAGGAGCAGTCTCAATGGACAAGACGGTCATTACTCCCCTGTTGAACGGCCCGTACCTGATTAAAGGCGCCATCAAGCTGGTGGACGTAAGCGGCAGGGAGTTCCCTGTCAGTGGTGATGCCATCGCGCTGTGCCGCTGCGGCGGGTCCGATAACAAGCCGTTCTGCGACGGGGCGCACAAGAGGATCAACTTCCAGGCGGATACAAAGGCAACAACAAAAGCAGAGACCGCATAGAAGCACAAGCCGCCAACGGTAGGGGGAGGGATACATGAACAAGAACGGCAGGAGCGCAATCCGTTTCGGCGGAGTGAACCATCTGGCGATGGTCACCGGCGACATGGACAAGACGGTCCGTTTCTACAGGGACATCCTGGGACTGCGGCTCGTCGCGACCACGGGCAACTCCCGGCGCAGCTATCCCTTCCGCCATTACTTCTTCGAGATCGGGCCGGGCAGTACGCTGGCCTTCTTCGAGTGGCCGGGGATGGTCACCGAGTTCAAGAAGCCGGCGGGCCTGCCCGTGGCGGGACGCATCCAGTTCGACCATCTGTCGCTGAACGTGGCCGACGAGGAGGCGCTGCTGAAGCTGCGCGACCGCCTGTCGGCGCATGAAGTGGAGGTCACGCGGGTGGTGGACCACACCATCATCCAGTCCATCTACTTCCATGACCCCAACGGAATTGCCCTGGAGGCATCCTACTGGGTCAAGGACCCCACCGGACACGAGCCGGAGTGGGCGGACCCGGACGTGTTCGGCGACCCGGAGCCGGTGACGGCGCTGCGCGAGGAGATGGCCCAGACCAAAGTCTAGCGGGCCACACGGACGGGACACAACAAACAGGAGGAGACTATATGGCCTCCTCCTGTTTTGCGTAACGCGGGATGCTGAGTTAGCCGCCAGCCACGGCGGGAACGATGCTGACCTCGTCGCCTTGCTTGAGGCTGGTCTTCACCCCTTGCAGGAACCGCACGTCTTCACCGTTGACGTAGATATTCACGAAGCGGTGCAGTTCACCCTTTTCGTCGCAGAGGCGCGCCTTGATTCCCGGGTAGTCCTTCTCCAGCGACTGGATGGCGTCGTTGATCGTGGCGCTCTCCACGTCCACCACCTCTTTGCCCTTGGTCAGCCGGCGCAGGGGCGTGGGAATCCGCACTTTCACTTTCATGGGGTCCATGTCCTCCCTGATTTCCTCTGCATTTTGCTTATTATTATAGGAAATGCACGTTGCGTCCGCCAGCGTTCCTTGACGAAGGCGTCGTGGGCTAGCCTTCCACGATGTCGCCGGTCACCAGGTCCACCCGGACGCCCTGCTCGCGGACCCACCGAAGTCCGCGCTGGACCTCCTCCTCCTTGCCCTCCAGCTCCAGAATCACCCAGCCCGTGCTCTCCTTGACCTCGGCGCGGCGGATGTTGGTGACCACCTCGAAGTGCTTGCCCAGGTACCAGATGACGGGTTCGGTGACGAGGTTCTGGGGGAAGGTGAACCGCACCCGCAGCTTGGCGCCGGACGCCGCGCGCGGGACCCGGGGTTCCTGAGAACGGGGACTCTCTTTCGTCACAGGTCTACCTCCTGGCGTCCCACCCGTACAGGGCGGGAGACTCGGCGGGTTGCGCCAGCCTAAAGGCGCGCGGGATACCAGAGATGGGACGGCCTCTAGCGTTCCTTCAGGGCCTTCTCGAAGGCGGCAAGGCTGGGCTCGATGAGCAACGGCTTGACCACGTCCTCCACCGCTTCCTGCGTCTTCAGGCCGTTGCCGGTGATGTAGGCCACCGTCACCTCGTCCTTTTGGATTGCCCCGCTCCTGGCCAGCTTCTCCAGCCCGGCGATGACAACTCCCCCGGCGGTCTCGGAGAAGATGCCTTCCGTCTGCGCCAGCAGCTTGATGCCCTCCACGATCTCCTCGTCGGTCACGGACCAGGCCGAGCCGCGCGTCTCCTGGATCGTCTTCAGGGCGTAATAGCCGTCCGCCGGGTTGCCGATGGCCAGGGACTTGGCAATGGTCTTGGGCTTCACCGGCCGGATGTTCA is a window of Dehalococcoidia bacterium DNA encoding:
- a CDS encoding CDGSH iron-sulfur domain-containing protein, whose product is MDKTVITPLLNGPYLIKGAIKLVDVSGREFPVSGDAIALCRCGGSDNKPFCDGAHKRINFQADTKATTKAETA
- a CDS encoding ubiquitin-like small modifier protein 1, which translates into the protein MKVKVRIPTPLRRLTKGKEVVDVESATINDAIQSLEKDYPGIKARLCDEKGELHRFVNIYVNGEDVRFLQGVKTSLKQGDEVSIVPAVAGG
- a CDS encoding helix-turn-helix domain-containing protein; amino-acid sequence: MLYYGQLETEEGMRTVTRSGNSGEPCPVARAARLLGDVWCLLVLRDLARGTCRFSEIQTSTGMSPRVLSRRLREMEREGLLTRRQFAEAPPRVEYTLTEKGRAAFPLVEALRVFGERWLLLPAGNHGGPVAKQLRT
- a CDS encoding VOC family protein; this encodes MNKNGRSAIRFGGVNHLAMVTGDMDKTVRFYRDILGLRLVATTGNSRRSYPFRHYFFEIGPGSTLAFFEWPGMVTEFKKPAGLPVAGRIQFDHLSLNVADEEALLKLRDRLSAHEVEVTRVVDHTIIQSIYFHDPNGIALEASYWVKDPTGHEPEWADPDVFGDPEPVTALREEMAQTKV
- a CDS encoding NIL domain-containing protein translates to MTKESPRSQEPRVPRAASGAKLRVRFTFPQNLVTEPVIWYLGKHFEVVTNIRRAEVKESTGWVILELEGKEEEVQRGLRWVREQGVRVDLVTGDIVEG
- a CDS encoding MFS transporter; amino-acid sequence: MSPVTRVVRLPRMFYGWWIVIAGTFTQFLTGGLYYYGFSTLVLPLEQEFGWSRAAVSGVVSLSRLEGGLTGPFGGYLVDRYGPRLVVLISVTLMGLGFIALSQVQSLIGFYAIYILFVAMGASTGIAMAMPTAIANWFIHKRSRAMGILYAGVGMGGAAVPILALLISAYGWRTALIIIGTLVIVVFVPLSLVFRQRPEQYGMTPDGESPATPTTTVVPNEKKSKDAEIDFTPRQALRTPSFWLISIAFAMRTTASHGVPLHLMPHLQGQGFSTEAAALALGALGVVSVVGRLGFSWLGDFWEKRVVLFGSTLIMSVGLLFLNLPATWTTVALFLLVYAPAYGGAPPLTRAIFGEYYGRKHYGTISGFFSVIIMVGTVGGPLFAGYMYDTSKSYTIAFYAFAVANTLGAALIFLAKRPKPPVAASQARAGLATG